One window of the Eucalyptus grandis isolate ANBG69807.140 chromosome 6, ASM1654582v1, whole genome shotgun sequence genome contains the following:
- the LOC104451904 gene encoding NDR1/HIN1-like protein 13 — MEERFPPPPHTNGRQHDSGGGSGGSDHREASLELAPVPNPDSPEHAFASDTYVVQIPKDQIYRVPPPENALIVKRHRKPTEPKKRSFCCSSCCCWLFLAIIVIVLVFGILAIVSSVFLKLKNPNFHVDHFVVKDLTKSHDKNTKLVYDVKLKVENPNTYSSFTYKQGGAVSLAFKQKAIATGKFVAFDQDRKTSKAVDIVLKGSNTALPKEMQKSLRSKKTKNHLTFALHVDAPARRKIGIIKGSSSRFVASCQFTVDKLGKDARVLSQKCQTERKDS; from the coding sequence ATGGAGGAGCGGTTCCCACCTCCTCCCCACACGAACGGCCGCCAGCACgacagcggcggcggcagtggCGGCAGCGATCATCGCGAGGCCAGCCTCGAGCTGGCTCCTGTCCCCAATCCCGACAGCCCCGAGCACGCATTCGCCTCCGACACCTACGTCGTCCAGATCCCCAAAGACCAGATCTACCGTGTGCCGCCCCCGGAGAACGCCTTGATTGTCAAGCGCCACCGGAAGCCCACGGAGCCGAAAAAGCGGTCGTTttgttgttcttcttgttgctgTTGGCTCTTCTTGGCCATCATCGTGATTGTCCTCGTCTTCGGCATCCTCGCCATTGTTTCCTCCGTTTTCCTCAAGctgaaaaaccctaatttccaTGTCGACCATTTCGTCGTGAAGGACCTGACGAAGTCGCATGATAAAAATACTAAACTCGTGTACGACGTCAAGTTGAAGGTCGAGAACCCGAACACGTATTCGAGCTTTACCTACAAGCAAGGGGGGGCTGTCTCGCTCGCCTTCAAACAAAAGGCGATCGCGACGGGAAAGTTCGTGGCATTCGACCAGGACCGGAAGACATCGAAGGCCGTTGACATCGTCCTCAAAGGATCAAATACTGCATTACCTAAGGAGATGCAAAAAAGCTTGAGGAGCAAAAAGACCAAGAATCACTTGACGTTTGCATTGCATGTGGACGCTCCGGCTAGAAGGAAGATTGGGATAATAAAGGGTTCGAGCTCAAGGTTTGTTGCTTCGTGCCAATTCACGGTCGACAAACTGGGAAAAGATGCTCGTGTTCTTTCCCAGAAATGCCAAACGGAGCGCAAGGACTCTTGA
- the LOC104449380 gene encoding uncharacterized protein LOC104449380, protein MRRRDAIKLGAPSADFLVCFPPRTHLKLLPKPVSSPARHSEPNKLHPHSHPHQQPPRHRHRRSKSFSKGAQASPVLWVKTKQIGPVTSEPTSPKVTCAGQIKVKTKTGACKSWQSVMAEIERIHNNDKRKKRPTWGEALGFNKDIMQFLTCLKNIKFNFRCFGSFPDAQITSDEEDEEDNECRDHDNNGVAIDRNDNNETSRPVFSKWFMVLQEGNTKIKDLSKQDRKEKGRSRDDGSLDAPVAPPPNALLLMRCRSAPAKAWLVEGEEQEQGEICGDNEIEQEVNRELETKKNLQFLMDEAKREEEEERKQKESFMMRYDADYYNISTDIAKETWVSGGLRDALLRSRSSKS, encoded by the coding sequence ATGAGAAGAAGAGATGCAATCAAATTAGGAGCTCCTTCAGCGGATTTCCTAGTGTGCTTCCCTCCTAGGACCCACTTAAAGCTGTTGCCAAAGCCGGTTAGTAGCCCGGCGAGACACTCGGAACCCAACAAACTCCACCCCCACTCCCACCCCCACCAGCAGCCACCACGGCACCGCCATCGCCGGTCCAAATCTTTCTCCAAAGGTGCCCAAGCAAGCCCTGTCTTATGGGTCAAAACCAAGCAAATTGGCCCGGTGACGTCCGAGCCGACCTCCCCAAAAGTCACGTGTGCCGGGCAGATCAAGGTCAAGACCAAGACTGGAGCTTGCAAGAGCTGGCAATCAGTGATGGCAGAGATCGAAAGGATTCACAACAATGACAAGCGTAAGAAGAGGCCGACCTGGGGGGAGGCGCTTGGCTTCAACAAGGACATAATGCAGTTCTTGACATGTTTGAAGAACATTAAGTTTAATTTTCGATGTTTTGGCTCTTTTCCTGATGCACAGATCACTagtgatgaagaagatgaggaagacaaCGAATGTCGTGACCATGACAACAACGGCGTGGCAATAGACAGAAATGATAACAATGAGACTTCAAGGCCCGTATTCTCTAAATGGTTTATGGTGTTACAGGAGGGTAATACCAAGATCAAGGACCTATCCAAGCAAGAcaggaaagagaaaggaaggtCTAGGGATGATGGGTCATTGGATGCACCTGTTGCTCCTCCGCCAAATGCCCTGTTGCTTATGCGGTGTCGGTCTGCTCCGGCAAAGGCCTGGCTGGTCGAAggagaagaacaagaacaaggcGAGATTTGTGGAGATAATGAGATCGAGCAAGAAGTGAATAGAGAATTAGAGACCAAGAAGAACTTGCAATTTTTAATGGACGAGgcaaagagggaagaagaagaggagaggaagcaGAAAGAGTCCTTCATGATGAGATACGATGCAGATTACTATAATATTTCAACCGATATCGCAAAGGAAACTTGGGTATCCGGCGGACTGAGAGATGCGCTGTTGAGAAGTCGAAGTTCCAAGAGTTGA